Genomic DNA from Roseburia intestinalis L1-82:
ATCTATGCTTCCATGCCTGCCAGATCATCCATTTTTTTCTTAAACCCATGGTTAAAAATTGCGATTACACGTCCGACTCCGATCACTGCCACCACCGTTCCAAGCCCGATTCCGATCAGATGTCCCTGACAGACCAGTCCGACTGTGATCGTGATACAGATGTTGAAGAGGTCAAAACAGTTTTTGGTAAATCCCACACTCTTATGTACCGTGTCTGCGATCGCCTGCATAGCTTCCGGCAAGTTGATTTGGGTATGCCTCCCCAAATACCAGAATCACTGCCGAAAACAGATTCAGAAACCTTGTGAAAATAAGACTTAACGGCAACTGCAGCAGATCCATAAGCAGTGTCAGACGGATGTCCATTTTCTGTGCGTGCATCAAAGTTTCTCCCTCTGCCTTCTGATACCGGAAATGCCGGATCAGATGCAGGATCATCTCCACAAGCACAAACAGTGTGTAGATCACCAGTGTCATATTCATTGTTCTTTCCCTGATTTCTTTCGCTCATCTGTTACAATGTGTTTCAATTCCATTGTCATGGACTAATAGTTTCTTTCCCATATTTGGTCAAAGAAGTCATTTCCCTCCAGTGTTTTCCCATCACAACTATACAAAGCACCATTATCAATGTCAAGTGACAGAAGAAGCGTGGAATCATCCAGGTATGGCGTCATTTT
This window encodes:
- a CDS encoding DUF6198 family protein, with the protein product MQAIADTVHKSVGFTKNCFDLFNICITITVGLVCQGHLIGIGLGTVVAVIGVGRVIAIFNHGFKKKMDDLAGMEA